The following proteins come from a genomic window of Flavobacteriales bacterium:
- a CDS encoding S9 family peptidase encodes MKTTYFLAILLVFASCQSKISMKEYPMTEKKEVIDTYFGVEVVDNYRWLEDDLSEETAQWVKQQNEVTFDFLNQIPIKNALTERLTEIWNYEKLSAPFKRGDYTYFYKNDGLQNQYVVYREKDNEEEVFLDPNSFSDDGTVSLSSLSFSPDGSLAAYAISEGGSDWRSVIVIDALTKEIIEDTLVDIKFSGVSWKGNEGFYYASYDKPEGSELSAMTDQHKLYFHQLGTPQRDDKVVFGATEKYRYVWGGVSEDGRFLTISASTSTSGNKLFIKDLNQENSPIINIVNDYDSDSYVLHNEGDLLYIVTNRNAPNKKVVTVSFQNPQVEHWQDFIAETKHVLSPSFGGGFFFAHYMIDAISKVYQFDTEGHNLGEIQLPGVGSSGGFSSRKEEKELYYRFTNYHTPSVIYKYDVESRQSELYWEPSIDFVSSDFVSKQIFYTSKDGTEVPMIITHKKGINYDGANPTILYGYGGFNVSLSPSFSISRAVWLEQGGVYAVANLRGGGEYGKEWHNAGTKMNKQNVFDDFIAAAEYLISENITSSDYLAVDGRSNGGLLVGATITQRPDLMKVALPAVGVLDMLRYHKFTAGAGWAYDYGTSDDSKAMFEYLKGYSPVHNVKQGFNYPATLVITADHDDRVVPAHSFKFIAELQDKHQGDNPVFIRIETNSGHGAGTPVSKQIEQSADIMAFTLYNMGVDEFKK; translated from the coding sequence ATGAAAACAACTTATTTTTTAGCAATACTCTTAGTTTTTGCCTCTTGTCAATCTAAAATCTCAATGAAAGAATATCCTATGACTGAAAAAAAAGAAGTTATTGATACCTACTTTGGTGTTGAGGTAGTAGACAATTACCGTTGGTTAGAAGACGATTTAAGTGAAGAAACAGCCCAATGGGTAAAGCAGCAAAATGAAGTGACATTCGATTTTCTCAATCAGATACCTATCAAAAATGCTTTGACGGAAAGACTGACAGAAATATGGAATTATGAAAAATTATCTGCCCCATTCAAAAGAGGTGATTACACTTATTTTTATAAAAATGACGGTTTACAGAATCAATACGTTGTTTATAGAGAAAAGGATAATGAGGAAGAAGTCTTTTTAGATCCAAACTCTTTTTCTGATGATGGTACAGTTTCTTTAAGTTCATTAAGTTTTTCCCCTGACGGTAGCTTGGCAGCTTATGCCATTTCTGAAGGTGGTAGCGATTGGCGAAGTGTTATCGTTATTGACGCACTAACTAAGGAAATCATCGAAGATACTTTGGTCGATATCAAATTTAGTGGTGTCAGTTGGAAAGGCAATGAAGGGTTTTATTATGCCAGTTACGATAAGCCAGAGGGAAGTGAGTTATCCGCTATGACAGACCAACACAAACTGTATTTCCATCAGCTAGGGACTCCTCAAAGAGATGATAAAGTTGTCTTTGGTGCTACAGAAAAATACCGTTATGTATGGGGAGGAGTTAGTGAGGACGGTCGTTTTTTGACTATCTCTGCTTCAACATCTACTAGTGGCAACAAACTTTTTATTAAAGATTTGAACCAAGAGAATTCGCCTATCATAAACATAGTCAATGATTACGATAGCGATAGTTATGTTTTGCACAACGAGGGCGATTTACTCTATATTGTTACCAACAGAAATGCACCTAATAAGAAAGTAGTAACTGTATCATTTCAAAACCCCCAAGTCGAGCATTGGCAAGACTTTATTGCTGAGACAAAACATGTTCTTAGCCCTAGCTTTGGTGGAGGTTTTTTCTTTGCACATTACATGATTGATGCCATTTCTAAAGTTTATCAGTTTGATACTGAAGGTCATAATTTGGGAGAGATTCAATTGCCAGGTGTAGGAAGTAGCGGTGGCTTTTCTTCTAGAAAAGAAGAAAAAGAACTGTATTATCGTTTTACAAACTATCATACGCCAAGTGTTATTTATAAATACGATGTAGAAAGCCGTCAGTCAGAATTGTATTGGGAGCCTAGTATAGATTTTGTTTCTTCCGATTTTGTATCTAAACAAATCTTTTATACTTCTAAAGATGGTACGGAAGTACCTATGATTATAACTCACAAAAAAGGAATCAACTATGATGGCGCTAATCCGACCATCTTGTACGGCTACGGAGGTTTTAATGTGAGTTTATCACCTTCATTCAGTATCAGTAGAGCTGTATGGTTAGAGCAAGGAGGAGTATATGCAGTTGCCAATCTTAGAGGTGGTGGCGAATATGGTAAAGAATGGCATAATGCTGGAACTAAAATGAATAAGCAAAATGTTTTTGATGACTTTATAGCAGCAGCTGAATATTTGATTTCAGAAAATATTACATCTAGTGATTATTTAGCTGTCGATGGTCGTTCTAATGGTGGATTATTGGTAGGGGCTACTATAACACAACGCCCAGACCTTATGAAAGTAGCCTTACCAGCAGTAGGAGTTTTAGATATGTTGCGTTACCATAAATTTACGGCAGGTGCAGGTTGGGCATACGATTATGGTACTTCAGACGATTCTAAAGCAATGTTTGAGTATTTGAAAGGCTATTCGCCAGTACATAACGTTAAGCAAGGGTTTAATTATCCAGCTACTTTAGTTATTACAGCCGACCACGACGATAGGGTAGTACCAGCACATTCTTTTAAGTTTATTGCAGAATTGCAAGACAAACACCAAGGAGATAATCCTGTGTTTATACGCATAGAAACCAATTCCGGACACGGTGCAGGAACACCCGTTTCTAAGCAAATAGAGCAATCGGCGGATATAATGGCATTTACCCTTTACAATATGGGGGTTGATGAGTTTAAGAAATAA
- a CDS encoding non-canonical purine NTP diphosphatase, whose translation MKLVFATNNPNKLAEIRMLVPSSIEILSLKDINCHEELPETSDTLEDNAAQKAFYVFDNYGYNCFADDTGLEIDALDGRPGVYSARYAGEQCIAEDNMQKVLAEMKGQENRDACFRTIISLVIDGKEFQFEGMVEGQIIPEKWGDKGFGYDPIFLADGFDESFAQMSIQQKNEISHRGLAVKELIAFLKKKI comes from the coding sequence ATGAAATTAGTATTTGCAACCAACAATCCCAATAAGCTTGCTGAAATACGTATGCTAGTACCCTCTTCCATTGAAATTCTTAGTTTGAAAGATATCAATTGTCATGAAGAACTGCCTGAAACATCGGATACTTTGGAAGATAATGCCGCTCAAAAAGCCTTTTATGTTTTTGACAACTACGGTTACAATTGCTTTGCTGATGATACTGGATTAGAAATAGATGCCTTAGATGGTCGTCCCGGGGTGTATTCGGCACGTTATGCTGGTGAACAATGTATTGCTGAAGATAATATGCAAAAGGTATTGGCCGAAATGAAAGGGCAAGAGAACAGAGATGCCTGTTTCCGTACCATAATTTCTCTAGTAATTGATGGTAAAGAGTTTCAATTCGAGGGAATGGTAGAAGGTCAGATTATTCCTGAAAAATGGGGCGATAAAGGCTTTGGATATGACCCTATATTTTTAGCCGATGGTTTTGATGAAAGTTTTGCACAAATGTCTATCCAACAAAAAAATGAAATTAGCCACAGGGGGTTAGCTGTCAAAGAGCTTATAGCTTTCTTAAAAAAGAAGATTTAA
- the rlmH gene encoding 23S rRNA (pseudouridine(1915)-N(3))-methyltransferase RlmH: MKIVVIAIGKTDESWVQEGIDKYSNRLKHYISFEFVIIPDLKNRKNLSESQQKEQEGKLILKQVHNTDTLILLDEIGKEFNSTSFSNFLQQKMNTGIKRLVFVIGGPYGFSAEIYNKATSKIALSKMTFSHQMIRPFFAEQVYRAFSILNNEPYHHQ; encoded by the coding sequence GGTGCAAGAGGGAATAGACAAATATTCTAACCGTTTGAAGCACTATATCTCTTTTGAATTTGTGATTATTCCTGACTTAAAAAACCGTAAAAACTTATCTGAAAGTCAGCAAAAAGAACAAGAGGGTAAGTTAATCCTAAAGCAAGTGCACAATACCGACACACTTATTTTGTTAGATGAAATAGGCAAGGAGTTTAATTCTACATCTTTTTCTAATTTTTTGCAACAGAAAATGAATACAGGTATAAAACGCTTGGTGTTTGTTATTGGTGGTCCTTATGGTTTTAGTGCTGAGATTTATAACAAAGCGACTTCTAAAATTGCTTTATCCAAGATGACTTTTTCACATCAGATGATACGCCCATTTTTTGCCGAACAAGTTTACCGAGCATTTAGTATTCTGAATAACGAACCCTATCATCATCAATAA